The Akkermansia sp. RCC_12PD genome contains the following window.
GGGGAGTGTGAATCAGGACAAGCTGATTGAGATGGATGGCCAGGTCCAGATGCTCTTCAAAAATAGCCAGTTCCCGTGAAGTGTTCCTGTTCAGGCCGATTTCCCCGATGCCCAGGACATTGGGCCGGTCGATGAACTGGGGAATGAGCTTCATCACTTCCCGTGCAAAGACCACGTCCTGGGCTTCCTTCGGGTTGATGCACAGCCAGGTATAGTGATCCAGGCCGAACTTGGCTGCCCTGGCCGGCTCGCATTCCGTAAGCTGGACAAAGTAGTCCCGGAAACCGTCCACGGAAGAACGGTCATACCCGGCCCAGAAGGCGGGTTCCCCCACGGCCAGGCATCCGGCCTGGGCCATGGCGCGGTATTCGTCCGTGGTGCGGCACACCATGTGAATATGTGGTTCAATGAAAGCCATGATGATTATTTGTTCGGGTTCGGTGCTCCGCAGGCGGCCTTGGAGGCGGCGGTTTCAGCTATGGCGGCATCCCGGCAGGAAAGCGCTTCCAGCACGGCGCGGGCTCGCCCGGGGCCGGGGACGGACAACAGCGGGAGTACTTCCAGCAATGCCTGGTAGCGGAAATCGGCTTCTCCTTCTCCTCTGTCCACACGGTCCAGAAATGCGGCTACATCCAGCACGCCCGCACGCGCCGCGGCAAAGTCCGCGTCCAGAACCTCTTTTTTGCTCCTTTTCATGCAGTGACGATACGCCCGTGCGGAAAGCCCAGTCAAGCCGGAATGGGTAACAAAT
Protein-coding sequences here:
- a CDS encoding TatD family hydrolase encodes the protein MAFIEPHIHMVCRTTDEYRAMAQAGCLAVGEPAFWAGYDRSSVDGFRDYFVQLTECEPARAAKFGLDHYTWLCINPKEAQDVVFAREVMKLIPQFIDRPNVLGIGEIGLNRNTSRELAIFEEHLDLAIHLNQLVLIHTPHLEDKLKGTNMILDALKNRPELEPSRILIDHCEEHTFPLVKDAGYWAGLTLYPTSKLNPKRAADILEIYGMDRVWANSAADWGDSDPLALTALACELYGRGFSRTEVDRLLLSNPEAFMGQSPKFRKVSARLG